The Immundisolibacter cernigliae genome has a window encoding:
- the fnr gene encoding fumarate/nitrate reduction transcriptional regulator Fnr, with amino-acid sequence MNETSLSLRNMQRACRSCSLHELCLPLGVSDTDIDLLEKIVHRSRPLPRGKYLFREGDPFTSIFVARSGAVKSFTVGQDGSEQIIGFHLPGELLGLDGLTQGVHAASARTLETVSVCEVPFERLEETARQVPALQHQLLRLMSREITKREEQLLSLGKQAPERRLAVLLLSLSVRFSQRGYSATRFLLPMARIDIANFLGLAAETVSRLLRRLQDTQVLAIDGRAVDILNLPELRALAGAEPEEPAREACR; translated from the coding sequence GTGAACGAGACCTCACTGTCCCTGCGCAACATGCAGCGTGCCTGCCGTAGCTGCAGCCTGCACGAGCTGTGCCTGCCGCTGGGCGTGAGTGACACGGACATCGACCTGCTGGAGAAGATCGTGCACCGCTCGCGCCCGCTGCCGCGCGGCAAATATCTGTTCCGCGAGGGCGACCCGTTTACGTCCATCTTCGTGGCCAGGTCCGGGGCGGTCAAAAGCTTCACCGTCGGTCAGGACGGCAGTGAGCAGATCATCGGCTTTCACCTGCCGGGCGAGCTGTTGGGCCTGGACGGCTTGACTCAGGGCGTGCACGCGGCCAGCGCCCGCACGCTGGAAACCGTCAGCGTGTGCGAGGTGCCGTTCGAGCGCCTCGAGGAAACCGCCCGCCAGGTGCCGGCCCTGCAGCATCAGTTGCTGCGCCTGATGAGCCGCGAGATCACCAAGCGCGAGGAACAACTGCTGTCGTTGGGCAAGCAGGCGCCGGAGCGGCGTCTGGCGGTGCTGCTGCTGAGCCTGTCGGTGCGTTTCTCGCAGCGCGGCTATTCGGCAACGCGTTTTCTGTTGCCCATGGCGCGCATCGACATTGCCAATTTCCTCGGCCTGGCGGCGGAAACGGTCAGTCGCCTGCTGCGCCGCCTGCAGGATACGCAGGTGCTGGCCATCGACGGCCGCGCGGTCGACATCCTGAACCTGCCCGAGCTGCGCGCCCTGGCCGGTGCCGAGCCGGAAGAGCCCGCGCGCGAAGCCTGCCGCTGA
- a CDS encoding aromatic ring-hydroxylating oxygenase subunit alpha translates to MDCPSTSRGFSGFSAYVDERPVDGVRRLDRGLYTDPELFDLELERIFEGGWLYLAHESQLPYPGNFVTLTLGRQPVIVSRDERGHVGAFINACPHHGATLLREAQGSVPDFSCPSHGWCFNLDGELAAVLKEKDGAYPPQFDKRQHGLSRLARVDSYRGFIFASLNAAVPSLSDHLGPAARCIDLLVDQSEEGLELLRGQATYTYPGNWKLQLESGVDGYHVHATHATYIATADRRRARGTGRDAVHAMQLGRVDRQKHSGYFDLGRGHVMLWGDWPNPQDRPNFSRYDEYRDRLGEATARWMVGRLRNLLIYPNLLLLDHMSSQLRVIRPLAVDLTEVTTHAIAPRDEEPDDRLRRIRQYEDFFNASGMATADDLSEFRQRQIGCNGRAVRWSDLSRGLARVGNAELAQELGLDLPPGGASLEDEGAAMVLHRRWLALMQGTG, encoded by the coding sequence ATGGACTGCCCAAGCACAAGCCGGGGTTTCTCGGGTTTCAGTGCCTACGTCGATGAACGGCCCGTGGATGGCGTGCGCCGGCTCGACCGCGGCCTGTACACGGACCCCGAACTGTTCGACCTGGAACTGGAACGCATCTTCGAGGGCGGCTGGCTGTACCTGGCCCACGAGAGCCAGCTTCCGTATCCGGGCAATTTCGTCACCCTGACCCTGGGTCGCCAGCCGGTCATCGTCAGCCGCGACGAGCGTGGTCACGTCGGCGCCTTCATCAACGCCTGTCCGCACCATGGCGCCACGCTGCTGCGTGAGGCGCAGGGCAGCGTGCCGGATTTCAGCTGCCCGTCGCACGGCTGGTGTTTCAACCTCGATGGCGAGCTGGCCGCAGTGCTCAAGGAAAAGGACGGCGCCTACCCGCCGCAGTTCGACAAGCGCCAGCATGGCCTCAGCCGGCTGGCGCGGGTGGACAGCTACCGCGGCTTCATCTTCGCCAGCCTGAACGCCGCGGTGCCGTCGCTCAGCGACCACCTGGGGCCGGCAGCCCGCTGCATCGACCTGCTGGTCGACCAGAGCGAGGAGGGGCTGGAACTGCTGCGCGGCCAGGCCACGTACACCTATCCTGGCAACTGGAAGCTGCAACTGGAAAGCGGCGTCGACGGCTACCACGTGCATGCCACGCACGCCACGTACATCGCCACTGCGGATCGACGGCGGGCCCGCGGCACCGGGCGCGACGCCGTGCACGCCATGCAGCTGGGCCGCGTGGACCGGCAGAAGCACAGCGGTTACTTCGACCTCGGCCGCGGTCACGTGATGCTGTGGGGCGACTGGCCGAATCCGCAGGACCGGCCCAATTTCAGCCGCTACGACGAGTACCGCGATCGCCTGGGCGAGGCCACGGCGCGCTGGATGGTCGGGCGCCTGCGCAACCTGCTGATCTATCCCAACCTGCTGCTGCTGGACCACATGTCCTCGCAGCTGCGGGTGATCCGGCCGCTGGCGGTGGACCTGACCGAAGTGACCACGCATGCCATCGCCCCGCGCGACGAAGAACCCGACGACCGCCTGCGCCGCATTCGCCAGTACGAGGATTTCTTCAACGCCAGCGGCATGGCCACGGCCGACGATCTGAGCGAGTTTCGCCAGCGCCAGATCGGCTGCAACGGTCGCGCCGTGCGCTGGAGTGATCTCTCGCGCGGCCTGGCGCGCGTGGGCAATGCCGAACTGGCGCAGGAGCTGGGTCTGGACTTGCCCCCTGGCGGCGCCAGCCTGGAGGACGAGGGCGCAGCCATGGTGCTGCACCGGCGCTGGCTGGCGCTGATGCAAGGCACCGGCTGA